A region from the Halomarina litorea genome encodes:
- a CDS encoding DUF7127 family protein, with the protein MDTTQTNDPHVTRHDYGDRWVVAVDLAPLGVEDADVTVDVVGDGAVVAVDTPAVRTQFDLDLPTDEADHSMNNGVLVVEGSR; encoded by the coding sequence ATGGACACAACCCAGACGAACGACCCGCACGTCACGCGCCACGACTACGGCGACCGCTGGGTCGTCGCCGTCGACCTCGCCCCCCTCGGCGTCGAAGACGCGGACGTGACCGTCGACGTCGTCGGCGACGGTGCCGTCGTCGCCGTCGACACGCCCGCCGTCCGCACCCAGTTCGACCTCGACCTCCCCACCGACGAGGCCGACCACTCGATGAACAACGGCGTTCTCGTCGTCGAAGGCTCGCGGTAG